One segment of Streptomyces sp. NBC_01463 DNA contains the following:
- a CDS encoding cobalamin B12-binding domain-containing protein, translating into MGVTGPIRVVVAKPGLDGHDRGAKVIARALRDAGMEVIYTGLHQTPEQIVDTAIQEDADAIGLSILSGAHNTLFAKVIELLKERDAEDIKVFGGGIIPEADIAPLKEQGVAEIFTPGATTVAIVDWVNANVRQAA; encoded by the coding sequence ATGGGTGTGACCGGTCCGATCCGTGTGGTGGTGGCCAAGCCGGGCCTCGACGGCCATGACCGCGGGGCCAAGGTGATCGCGCGGGCACTGCGCGACGCCGGTATGGAGGTCATCTACACGGGGCTCCACCAGACACCCGAGCAGATCGTGGACACCGCGATCCAGGAGGACGCCGACGCGATCGGCCTCTCGATCCTCTCCGGTGCGCACAACACGCTCTTCGCGAAGGTGATCGAGCTGCTCAAGGAGCGCGACGCGGAGGACATCAAGGTCTTCGGCGGCGGCATCATCCCGGAGGCGGACATCGCGCCGCTGAAGGAGCAGGGTGTCGCGGAGATCTTCACCCCGGGCGCGACGACGGTCGCGATCGTCGACTGGGTCAACGCGAACGTCCGCCAGGCGGCCTGA
- a CDS encoding AAA family ATPase translates to MTVSETTAVAGAEALRPHAEDAFAEELKALAAADDRPRPARWRLSPWAVATYLLGGVLPDGTVITPKYVGPRRLVEVAVTTLATDRALLLLGVPGTAKTWVSEHLAAAVSGDSTLLVQGTAGTPEEAVRYGWNYAQLLAHGPSRDALVPSPLMRAMSEGMTARIEELTRIPADVQDSLITILSEKTLPLPELGQEVQAVRGFNVIATANDRDRGVNELSSALRRRFNTVVLPLPATPEAEVDIVSRRVDQVGRSLDLPAAPEGLAEIRRVVTVFRELRDGVTTDGRTKLKSPSGTLSTAEAISVVTNGLALAAHFGDGVLRPGDVAAGILGAVVRDPAADRVVWQEYLETVVRERDGWKDFYRACREVSV, encoded by the coding sequence ATGACCGTGTCCGAAACCACCGCAGTCGCTGGCGCCGAGGCCCTGCGCCCGCATGCCGAGGACGCCTTCGCCGAGGAGCTGAAGGCGCTCGCCGCAGCCGACGACCGCCCCCGCCCCGCCCGTTGGCGGCTCTCCCCGTGGGCCGTCGCCACCTATCTGCTGGGCGGTGTCCTGCCCGACGGCACGGTGATCACACCGAAGTACGTGGGCCCGCGCCGCCTGGTCGAGGTCGCCGTCACCACACTCGCCACCGACCGGGCGCTGCTCCTCCTCGGCGTGCCCGGCACCGCCAAGACCTGGGTCTCCGAGCACCTCGCGGCCGCTGTCAGCGGCGACTCCACCCTCCTCGTCCAGGGCACCGCAGGAACCCCGGAGGAGGCCGTCCGCTACGGATGGAACTACGCGCAGCTGCTCGCGCACGGCCCCAGCCGTGACGCGCTGGTGCCCAGCCCGCTGATGCGTGCCATGTCCGAGGGCATGACCGCCAGGATCGAGGAGCTCACCCGCATCCCCGCCGACGTCCAGGACTCGCTGATCACGATCCTGTCGGAGAAGACCCTGCCCCTGCCCGAGCTGGGCCAGGAGGTCCAGGCCGTCCGCGGTTTCAACGTGATCGCCACGGCCAACGACCGCGACCGCGGGGTCAACGAACTGTCCAGCGCGCTGCGCCGCCGCTTCAACACCGTCGTATTGCCGCTGCCCGCCACCCCCGAGGCGGAGGTCGACATCGTCTCCCGCCGCGTCGACCAGGTCGGCCGTTCGCTCGACCTGCCGGCCGCACCCGAGGGCCTCGCGGAGATCCGCCGCGTGGTCACCGTCTTCCGCGAGTTGCGCGACGGCGTCACGACCGACGGCCGGACCAAGCTCAAGTCCCCCTCGGGGACCCTGTCCACGGCCGAGGCCATCTCCGTCGTCACCAACGGCCTGGCCCTCGCCGCCCACTTCGGCGACGGCGTGCTGCGCCCGGGGGACGTCGCCGCCGGCATCCTCGGCGCGGTCGTCCGCGACCCGGCGGCCGACCGGGTGGTCTGGCAGGAGTATCTGGAGACCGTGGTGCGCGAGCGGGACGGCTGGAAGGACTTCTACCGAGCCTGCCGTGAGGTCTCCGTATGA
- a CDS encoding DUF5691 domain-containing protein — protein sequence MPRTTAPAPSPAPTLASTPWEELVTSALLGTDRRPPGTAPGTGPGGAAAALLDAAALHTVRRRAGLLPAPARPRPGPAPADPRPPLPQAARSRLAQLLADRAASNGSGGRRGSAPDLTELIPQWLAAANRHGYRAPDAALPPLLDAARARTDLRPQALAFAGPRGLWLAGLNPDWKFALRGASGSALLPEVTDREAVGRLWEEGLFAERVGLLSAVRAHDAEAARALLATTWSAERAEDRLMFIDSLRTGLSGADEEFLEQALADRSRNVRATAAELLSALPGSALAHRMADRALSCVSPGLTGTEPSVAVEAPHECDAAMQRDGVVALPPSGRGERSWWLGQLVESSPLGVWPKRFGGRGPREIVALPVADDWGEELHAAWCRAAVRQRDPEWARALLGAPSTPPSNGPGTASLAERSKLLAVLPAAERADWVAGFIAAHGLSEAFQLLGVCPTPWADPLGRSVVDALDIARDAGSYPWSFSGVMGLAERCLNPAEADRLEVLTTTPDEPADASPGANGYWSEAFQRLVSTLRLRAAMDRELAPDG from the coding sequence ATGCCTCGTACCACCGCACCTGCACCCTCACCCGCACCCACGCTCGCGTCCACGCCATGGGAGGAGCTCGTCACCTCGGCGCTGCTCGGCACGGACCGCCGCCCGCCGGGGACGGCTCCCGGCACCGGACCGGGCGGCGCCGCCGCCGCGCTCCTGGATGCCGCCGCTCTGCACACCGTCCGGCGCCGGGCGGGGCTGCTGCCCGCCCCCGCGCGCCCCCGGCCCGGTCCCGCGCCCGCCGACCCACGACCGCCCCTGCCGCAGGCCGCCCGGAGCCGGCTCGCGCAGCTGCTCGCGGACCGGGCGGCGTCGAACGGCTCGGGCGGCAGGCGCGGTTCGGCCCCCGATCTGACGGAGCTGATCCCGCAGTGGCTCGCCGCCGCCAACCGGCACGGCTACCGGGCCCCGGACGCCGCGCTGCCGCCCCTGCTGGACGCGGCCCGGGCGCGGACGGATCTGCGCCCCCAGGCCCTGGCGTTCGCCGGGCCGCGCGGGCTGTGGCTGGCCGGGCTGAACCCCGACTGGAAGTTCGCCCTGCGCGGCGCGTCCGGCAGCGCCCTGCTCCCCGAGGTGACGGACCGGGAGGCGGTGGGCCGGCTCTGGGAGGAGGGCCTGTTCGCCGAACGGGTCGGGCTGCTGTCGGCCGTACGGGCCCATGACGCGGAAGCCGCGCGCGCCCTGCTCGCCACCACCTGGTCCGCGGAACGGGCCGAGGACCGGCTCATGTTCATCGACTCCCTGCGCACCGGGCTGTCCGGGGCCGACGAGGAGTTCCTGGAGCAGGCCCTCGCCGACCGCAGCCGCAACGTGCGCGCCACGGCCGCCGAGCTGCTGTCCGCACTGCCCGGATCGGCACTGGCCCACCGGATGGCGGACCGTGCCCTGTCCTGTGTGAGTCCCGGACTGACGGGCACCGAACCGTCGGTCGCGGTGGAGGCCCCGCACGAGTGCGATGCGGCGATGCAGCGCGACGGGGTGGTGGCGCTCCCTCCCTCGGGCCGGGGCGAGCGGTCGTGGTGGCTGGGCCAACTGGTGGAGTCGTCGCCGCTGGGGGTCTGGCCGAAGCGGTTCGGCGGGCGTGGGCCGCGGGAGATCGTCGCGCTGCCCGTGGCCGACGACTGGGGCGAGGAGCTGCACGCGGCCTGGTGCCGGGCAGCCGTGCGGCAGCGGGACCCGGAGTGGGCCCGGGCGCTGCTCGGTGCCCCCTCGACGCCCCCGTCGAACGGCCCGGGCACGGCGTCGCTCGCCGAGCGGTCGAAGCTCCTGGCCGTGCTGCCCGCGGCCGAACGGGCCGACTGGGTGGCCGGGTTCATCGCGGCCCACGGGCTCTCGGAGGCGTTCCAGCTGCTGGGTGTCTGCCCGACCCCGTGGGCGGATCCGCTCGGGCGGTCCGTCGTCGACGCCCTCGACATCGCGCGGGACGCGGGCAGCTACCCCTGGAGCTTCAGCGGGGTGATGGGCCTCGCCGAGCGCTGTCTGAACCCGGCCGAGGCGGACCGGCTGGAAGTCCTCACCACCACACCCGACGAGCCCGCGGACGCCTCACCGGGTGCGAACGGCTACTGGTCGGAGGCGTTCCAGCGCCTGGTCTCCACGCTGCGGCTCCGTGCCGCGATGGACCGGGAGCTGGCTCCGGACGGCTGA
- a CDS encoding alpha/beta fold hydrolase, translated as MPSVRIPSAWLSAALLRATALEAVVLAGHALLYPTGIADERRPAPGPTGPPDDSPASGPAPAPAGTTALPAAAPPDRPPVVLLHGFIDNRSVFVLLRRSLSRHGWRHLESLNYSPLTCDIRTAAELLGRHVEEICARTGHREVDIVGHSLGGLIARYYVQRLGGDRRVRTLVTLGTPHAGTAVAPLAGAHPIVRQMRSGSVPIEELRLPAPGCRTRFVSFWSELDQVIVPAEAACVDHPDLDAVNVRVSGIGHLALPVHPAVAAGIRQALDAHASAHGSAGAASVA; from the coding sequence CTGCCGTCCGTCCGGATACCGTCCGCCTGGCTGTCCGCCGCCCTGCTGAGAGCGACCGCCCTGGAAGCGGTGGTGCTCGCCGGGCACGCACTCCTGTACCCCACCGGAATCGCGGATGAGCGGCGCCCCGCACCCGGACCGACCGGCCCGCCGGACGACTCCCCCGCATCCGGACCCGCCCCCGCCCCCGCAGGAACCACCGCACTGCCCGCCGCCGCGCCTCCCGACCGGCCGCCCGTCGTGCTTCTGCACGGTTTCATCGACAACCGTTCCGTCTTCGTCCTGCTGCGCCGCTCGCTGTCCCGGCACGGCTGGCGCCACCTGGAGTCGCTGAACTACTCCCCGCTGACCTGCGACATCCGCACGGCCGCCGAGCTGCTCGGCCGGCACGTCGAGGAGATCTGCGCCCGCACCGGTCACCGCGAGGTCGACATCGTGGGGCACAGCCTGGGGGGCCTGATAGCGCGCTACTACGTACAGCGGCTGGGCGGTGACCGCCGGGTCCGCACCCTCGTCACCCTCGGTACGCCGCACGCCGGCACCGCCGTCGCCCCGCTGGCCGGCGCCCACCCCATCGTGCGCCAGATGCGCAGCGGCTCCGTACCGATCGAGGAACTGCGGCTGCCCGCGCCCGGATGCCGCACCCGGTTCGTCAGCTTCTGGAGCGAGCTGGACCAGGTGATCGTCCCGGCGGAGGCGGCCTGCGTCGACCACCCCGACCTCGACGCGGTGAACGTCCGCGTGAGCGGGATCGGCCATCTCGCCCTGCCCGTCCACCCCGCCGTGGCGGCCGGCATCCGCCAGGCGCTCGACGCGCACGCCTCGGCCCACGGTTCCGCCGGCGCCGCCTCCGTGGCGTGA
- a CDS encoding SWIM zinc finger domain-containing protein, with protein MLLTDGGEPLGAAAPAARWTVEQVLALAPDDASRKAGNKLGSAGWWSDTGEDASGAVWGLCRGSGSKPYRTVVDTTGPAYTCSCPSRKFPCKHALGLLLLRACDGPAPAAGDPPDWAGEWLAGRRARAAAKAGSAATAGADGGPAGVGPADPEAARRRAERRAARIDGGAQELEQRLTDLLRGGLAAAEQSGYGLWEETAARMVDAQAPGLAGRVRELGAIPASGPGWPVRLLEECALLHLLDTAWLGIDRLPPPLAATVRTRVGLTAPAEGPPLRDHWLVLAQYDTPDGKIVSRRIWLYGRESGRTALLLSFGAAGRSPAQALPVGVTLDAELTPYPGSGQLRAELGPQFGLPAPAAPPPPGVPVTEAIAAYGRALGDDPWLESWPVTLRDVIPVPSEDGWQLADAEGGAALPVASAAVARPALWKLVALSGGGPLTVFGECGHRGFDPLAAWPAGSEGAAAATGSVTHPRATGATATAVATATASPTTVETVPLI; from the coding sequence ATGCTGCTGACTGACGGGGGAGAACCCTTGGGCGCCGCTGCTCCGGCGGCGCGCTGGACGGTGGAGCAGGTCCTGGCCCTGGCTCCTGACGACGCCTCACGCAAGGCGGGGAACAAGCTGGGTTCGGCCGGTTGGTGGTCGGACACCGGAGAAGACGCTTCGGGTGCGGTGTGGGGGCTGTGCCGGGGCAGCGGAAGCAAGCCGTACCGGACGGTGGTCGACACCACCGGTCCGGCGTACACGTGCAGTTGCCCCAGCCGGAAGTTCCCGTGCAAGCACGCGCTGGGCCTGCTGCTGCTCCGCGCCTGCGACGGTCCGGCACCGGCCGCCGGCGATCCGCCCGACTGGGCCGGTGAGTGGCTGGCGGGCCGTCGCGCCCGCGCCGCCGCGAAGGCCGGGTCCGCGGCCACGGCGGGAGCCGACGGCGGTCCGGCGGGCGTCGGCCCGGCCGATCCCGAGGCCGCCCGGCGCCGCGCCGAGCGCCGTGCCGCGCGGATCGACGGCGGTGCGCAGGAGCTGGAACAGCGCCTGACCGACCTGTTGCGCGGCGGGCTGGCCGCGGCCGAGCAGTCGGGGTACGGGCTGTGGGAGGAGACGGCGGCGCGCATGGTCGACGCGCAGGCGCCCGGTCTGGCGGGCCGGGTGCGGGAGTTGGGTGCGATACCGGCCTCCGGTCCGGGCTGGCCGGTCCGGCTGCTGGAGGAGTGCGCGCTGCTGCACCTCCTGGACACGGCGTGGCTGGGCATCGACCGGCTGCCGCCGCCACTGGCGGCGACGGTCCGCACCCGGGTCGGCCTGACAGCCCCCGCTGAAGGGCCGCCGCTCCGTGACCACTGGCTGGTCCTCGCGCAGTACGACACCCCCGACGGCAAGATCGTCAGCCGCCGCATCTGGCTGTACGGCAGGGAGTCGGGCCGCACCGCGCTGTTGCTGTCCTTCGGCGCCGCCGGGCGCTCCCCCGCACAGGCTCTGCCGGTGGGGGTCACGCTCGACGCCGAGCTCACGCCCTACCCGGGTTCCGGACAGCTACGGGCCGAGCTGGGGCCGCAGTTCGGCCTGCCCGCACCGGCCGCACCGCCTCCGCCGGGGGTCCCGGTCACCGAGGCGATCGCCGCGTACGGGCGGGCCCTGGGCGACGATCCCTGGCTGGAGTCCTGGCCGGTGACCTTGCGCGATGTCATACCCGTGCCGTCCGAGGACGGCTGGCAGCTGGCCGACGCGGAAGGGGGCGCGGCCCTGCCCGTCGCCTCCGCCGCGGTGGCGCGGCCGGCGCTCTGGAAGCTCGTCGCGCTCTCGGGCGGCGGCCCGCTCACCGTCTTCGGCGAATGCGGCCACCGCGGCTTCGACCCGCTCGCGGCCTGGCCGGCCGGAAGCGAGGGCGCCGCCGCAGCGACAGGGTCCGTTACTCACCCCCGGGCAACCGGCGCGACTGCGACCGCCGTCGCGACCGCCACCGCCTCTCCCACCACCGTCGAGACCGTGCCGCTCATCTGA